In Gimesia benthica, a single window of DNA contains:
- a CDS encoding sugar ABC transporter ATP-binding protein, whose product MTGTTLRFSAEGLSKDYVVRVLDGVSFELRGGEIHALVGANGAGKSTLCKIISGLVPPTEGQMLLNGVPYSPGDKRSAESLGVQIVQQELNLIPTLSVAENLLLGRYPQRWGVIDRWELQLRARAALDRFGLTDISTDQSAGSLGVGQQQMLEIAAALDRKCELLILDEPTAALSAGETERLFARLDELRTQGVGIIYISHRLDEIARIADRLTVLRDGKYVSTHAVSEFQPIERVVDLMTGETQAVEHALQEHTSHSREQTLLRVNGMTGGPVQEVSFSVQAGERYGIAGLVGAGRTELLRLIFGADRATRGDVFLRGESMARRFGHPHEAVAEKMAMVTEDRKQNGLLLSQSIRVNTTLPSLDRLAGTAGVIDRQREATVVRTEWERLGIRARDMEQSVGTLSGGNQQKVAVAKWLLKDADVFLFDEPTRGIDVAARRKIHQLFDELARQGKALVIVSSDLEELFETCDRIGVMSAGRLVSEYGREEWSYDAIMQDSFAGYASQEKTKTGGTT is encoded by the coding sequence ATGACGGGCACGACACTGCGGTTTTCGGCAGAAGGGCTTTCGAAGGACTACGTGGTGCGTGTGCTCGACGGTGTTTCGTTTGAGTTGCGCGGGGGCGAGATTCACGCGCTGGTGGGCGCCAACGGAGCCGGGAAGAGCACGCTGTGCAAAATCATTTCCGGCCTGGTCCCGCCGACGGAAGGTCAGATGTTGTTGAACGGCGTTCCCTACTCTCCCGGCGACAAGCGGTCGGCGGAGTCCCTGGGCGTACAGATTGTGCAGCAGGAACTGAACCTGATTCCGACGCTCTCCGTGGCTGAGAATCTGCTGCTGGGACGCTATCCACAGCGGTGGGGCGTGATCGATCGTTGGGAGCTGCAACTTCGGGCCCGTGCGGCGCTGGACCGGTTTGGGCTCACGGATATCTCAACAGATCAGAGTGCCGGGAGTTTGGGAGTGGGCCAGCAGCAGATGCTGGAGATCGCGGCAGCGCTGGATCGGAAGTGTGAACTGCTGATTCTGGATGAGCCGACGGCGGCGCTGAGTGCGGGGGAAACGGAGCGTCTGTTTGCGCGGCTGGATGAGTTGCGTACCCAGGGCGTGGGGATCATTTATATCAGCCATCGCCTGGATGAGATCGCCCGGATAGCGGACCGGCTGACCGTGTTGCGGGACGGGAAGTATGTCAGCACGCATGCGGTCAGCGAGTTTCAGCCGATCGAACGGGTGGTGGACCTGATGACCGGAGAGACACAGGCGGTAGAGCATGCGCTGCAGGAGCACACGAGCCACTCCCGGGAACAGACGCTGTTACGCGTTAACGGCATGACGGGGGGACCGGTTCAGGAGGTCAGCTTTTCCGTGCAGGCGGGGGAACGGTATGGGATCGCGGGGCTGGTGGGAGCGGGACGGACGGAACTGTTGCGGCTGATTTTCGGAGCGGATCGCGCGACGCGGGGCGACGTTTTTCTGCGGGGCGAGAGTATGGCCCGTCGATTCGGACATCCGCATGAAGCGGTGGCGGAGAAAATGGCGATGGTGACGGAGGACCGCAAGCAGAACGGATTGCTGCTCTCGCAGTCCATTCGTGTGAATACGACACTGCCCAGTCTGGATCGACTGGCGGGGACTGCAGGTGTGATCGACCGTCAGCGGGAAGCGACAGTTGTACGGACCGAATGGGAGCGACTGGGGATTCGTGCCCGGGACATGGAACAGAGCGTGGGCACGCTCAGCGGAGGGAATCAGCAGAAGGTCGCGGTGGCGAAGTGGCTGCTCAAGGATGCGGATGTGTTTCTGTTTGACGAACCGACGCGGGGCATTGATGTGGCGGCGCGGCGGAAAATTCATCAGCTGTTTGATGAACTGGCCCGGCAAGGGAAAGCCCTGGTGATCGTCAGCAGTGACCTGGAAGAACTGTTCGAGACCTGCGACCGGATTGGTGTGATGTCGGCAGGTCGGCTGGTGAGCGAATATGGAAGGGAGGAGTGGTCGTATGACGCGATTATGCAGGACAGTTTTGCAGGGTATGCATCACAAGAGAAAACGAAAACCGGAGGAACGACGTGA
- a CDS encoding sugar ABC transporter substrate-binding protein, translating to MNQFRKGTRLALAMTICGLLLSCAEPADKAAKSTGEKSENPKPKIALIMKSLANDFFSTMAKGAETHQQEHGDEYELVVNGIKDERDLSRQVALVEEMVASGVDAIVIAPADSKALVPALRRAREAGVVVINIDNKLDQEILEAEKIEIPFVGPDNKAGAKKVGDYLARQLKAGDEVIVLEGIRTSFNGTQRRLGFEEAMKAADIKIADSQSAQWEMSMANTLALSMLSEHPKVKAILAANDSMALGALAAVKNNGKAGDVLIIGFDNIAAVQQAIKDGQILATADQHGDQLAVYGIEYALNLLKDPQVKLEDRETPVDLVTAEVLK from the coding sequence ATGAATCAGTTCAGGAAAGGGACCAGGCTGGCCCTGGCGATGACAATCTGTGGTCTGTTGCTGAGTTGTGCAGAGCCTGCGGATAAAGCAGCAAAATCGACGGGGGAGAAATCAGAGAATCCGAAGCCAAAGATTGCGTTGATTATGAAATCGCTGGCGAATGATTTCTTTTCGACGATGGCCAAAGGGGCCGAGACGCATCAGCAGGAGCATGGCGACGAATACGAGTTGGTCGTGAATGGCATCAAGGATGAACGCGATTTGAGCCGCCAGGTAGCGCTGGTCGAAGAGATGGTCGCCAGCGGCGTGGATGCGATTGTGATTGCCCCCGCGGATTCGAAAGCACTGGTGCCGGCTCTGAGAAGGGCCCGTGAAGCGGGCGTGGTCGTGATCAACATCGACAACAAGCTGGATCAGGAAATTCTGGAAGCGGAGAAGATCGAGATCCCGTTTGTCGGTCCCGACAACAAAGCGGGGGCGAAAAAGGTGGGCGACTATCTGGCCAGACAGTTGAAAGCCGGGGATGAGGTGATCGTGCTGGAAGGGATTCGGACTTCGTTCAACGGGACGCAGCGGCGGCTCGGTTTTGAAGAGGCGATGAAGGCCGCAGATATCAAGATTGCGGACAGCCAGTCGGCCCAGTGGGAAATGAGTATGGCGAATACGCTGGCGCTGTCGATGCTGAGCGAACATCCCAAGGTCAAAGCGATCCTGGCGGCGAATGACAGCATGGCACTGGGAGCCCTGGCGGCGGTGAAGAACAACGGCAAAGCGGGCGATGTGCTGATTATCGGTTTTGATAACATCGCTGCGGTGCAGCAGGCGATTAAAGACGGACAGATTCTGGCGACCGCGGATCAGCATGGCGATCAACTGGCCGTGTATGGAATCGAGTATGCCCTGAACCTGCTCAAGGATCCACAGGTGAAACTGGAAGATCGGGAGACGCCCGTCGATCTGGTGACGGCTGAGGTTCTGAAATGA
- the rbsK gene encoding ribokinase → MSETRRARIAVLGSINMDLMIRSAKLPLPGETVIAEAKVENPGGKGANQAVAAARMGAEVTMIGCVGDDSFAEELLQNLEIEGVQTQLVSRKRETTSGVAVVMVETSGENAILVVPGANGLVGPAELEQARQVICDSDVLLMQLEVSVETVIAAAKIAREAGVSVILDPAPAPAHFPMELLDVDLICPNQSEAAALLGQSVGLVEEAAALFPELAQLGPRRAIITLADQGAVLFDGEYVETVAAFEVDAVDSTAAGDAFAAGLAVRLAEQADLKEAVRFASAAGALAASGVGAQSAMPTREQIETLLTK, encoded by the coding sequence ATGAGCGAGACACGACGTGCCCGCATCGCCGTGCTGGGGTCGATCAACATGGATCTGATGATCCGGTCGGCGAAGTTACCCCTGCCGGGCGAGACGGTGATCGCAGAGGCGAAAGTTGAGAACCCCGGAGGCAAAGGCGCCAACCAGGCGGTCGCCGCAGCGCGGATGGGAGCGGAAGTGACCATGATCGGCTGCGTGGGGGATGACAGTTTCGCAGAGGAACTGCTGCAGAACCTGGAGATCGAAGGCGTGCAGACGCAACTCGTCTCACGCAAGCGAGAGACTACCAGCGGTGTTGCGGTAGTGATGGTGGAGACGAGCGGCGAAAACGCGATTCTGGTCGTCCCCGGTGCCAACGGTCTGGTGGGACCGGCGGAACTGGAACAGGCGCGGCAGGTGATCTGTGACAGCGATGTACTGCTGATGCAGCTCGAAGTCTCGGTGGAGACGGTGATCGCAGCTGCGAAGATCGCGCGGGAGGCGGGGGTATCCGTGATCCTGGATCCGGCCCCTGCCCCGGCTCACTTCCCGATGGAACTGCTGGACGTGGATCTGATCTGTCCGAATCAGTCGGAGGCGGCGGCACTGCTGGGGCAATCTGTCGGTTTGGTGGAGGAGGCGGCGGCTCTCTTTCCTGAACTGGCACAGTTGGGGCCGCGACGGGCGATTATTACACTGGCCGATCAGGGGGCGGTGCTCTTCGATGGTGAGTACGTGGAAACGGTAGCCGCGTTTGAAGTCGATGCGGTCGACTCGACGGCAGCAGGAGATGCGTTTGCGGCGGGACTGGCAGTCCGACTGGCGGAACAGGCCGATTTGAAGGAAGCCGTCCGGTTTGCTTCAGCGGCGGGGGCCCTGGCGGCATCCGGGGTGGGCGCCCAGTCGGCGATGCCGACGCGGGAACAGATTGAAACACTTTTAACCAAATAA